The Gillisia sp. Hel_I_86 genome has a segment encoding these proteins:
- a CDS encoding DNA cytosine methyltransferase, which translates to MLKERIDIENIDGQLFELKIIEPEDSKPASFTHYLQNHKNGVSQFYKKDALAFVKEILEKNYPTEEITNKVAENALQYLIFDYKKSVPFPAPEKPKFKFIDLFAGIGGFRLAFQNLEGKCVFTSEWDKYSKQTYKANFGEIPFGDITKSETKNYIPDNFDVLCAGFPCQAFSIAGRRGGFEDTRGTLFFDVAEIIKNKQPKAIFLENVKGLRNHDKGKTLATILNVLREDLNYYVPEPQILNAKEFGVPQNRERIFIVGFRKDLGITDFQYPEPTNKNAVLDDILEQEEVSVKYYLSTTYVQTLKNHRARHESKGNGFGYEIIPNDGTANAVVCGGMGRERNLVLDDRLTNFVPVTHITGKVNREGIRKMTPREWARLQGFPDSFKIIVSDAQAYKQFGNSVAVPAIQATAEKIIEKLNFK; encoded by the coding sequence ATGCTAAAAGAAAGAATCGACATAGAAAACATTGATGGACAGTTATTTGAACTAAAAATAATTGAGCCAGAAGATTCAAAACCAGCATCTTTCACTCACTATTTACAAAATCATAAAAACGGAGTATCGCAATTTTACAAAAAGGACGCACTCGCTTTTGTAAAAGAAATTCTGGAAAAAAATTATCCAACAGAAGAAATCACAAACAAAGTTGCAGAAAATGCTCTGCAATATTTAATTTTCGATTACAAAAAATCAGTCCCATTTCCAGCACCTGAAAAGCCTAAATTCAAATTCATAGATCTTTTTGCAGGAATTGGTGGATTCCGTTTAGCATTTCAAAATCTCGAAGGAAAATGTGTGTTTACGAGTGAATGGGACAAGTATTCAAAACAAACTTACAAAGCCAACTTTGGCGAAATTCCTTTTGGAGACATCACCAAATCCGAAACGAAAAATTACATTCCAGACAACTTTGATGTACTTTGTGCAGGTTTTCCTTGTCAAGCATTTTCAATAGCAGGTAGACGAGGTGGATTTGAAGACACAAGAGGAACTCTATTCTTTGATGTTGCAGAAATTATAAAAAACAAACAACCCAAGGCTATTTTTCTTGAAAACGTAAAAGGTCTTCGTAACCACGACAAAGGCAAAACATTAGCTACAATCTTAAATGTTCTTCGAGAAGATTTGAACTATTACGTTCCAGAACCGCAAATATTAAACGCAAAAGAATTTGGTGTTCCGCAAAATCGTGAACGAATTTTCATTGTAGGTTTCCGTAAAGATTTAGGAATAACAGACTTTCAATATCCCGAACCAACCAATAAGAACGCAGTTTTAGACGATATTTTAGAACAAGAAGAAGTTTCGGTAAAATATTATTTATCCACTACTTACGTTCAAACCTTAAAAAATCACAGAGCACGTCACGAAAGCAAAGGAAATGGATTTGGTTACGAAATTATTCCAAATGATGGAACTGCAAACGCAGTCGTTTGTGGCGGAATGGGTCGAGAACGAAATTTAGTATTAGATGATAGATTAACAAATTTTGTTCCTGTAACGCATATTACGGGAAAAGTAAACCGAGAAGGAATACGAAAAATGACACCAAGAGAATGGGCAAGACTTCAGGGCTTTCCAGACAGTTTTAAAATCATTGTATCAGACGCACAAGCATATAAACAGTTTGGTAATTCGGTTGCAGTTCCAGCAATTCAAGCTACAGCGGAAAAAATTATAGAAAAACTAAATTTTAAATGA
- a CDS encoding IS1182 family transposase encodes MRFIEGKNRKQSSLFPVSLEDAINQENEVRAVDIFVDSLDLEDMGFRVNFPEGGRPAYHPGVLLKLFIYGYLNRLRSSRNLERECKRNIELMWLLGQLSPDHNTIANFRKDNPEAIKKVFRATVALAKHFNLIGGKLIAGDGTKLRAQNSKKNNFNKKKIDRHLRYIDNKLQEYNQALEQADGTVEKENIHEQMDTQNKRKDTYHKLEQELDQTQEDQISTSDNESRHMVLRGNITEVVYNVQSTVDAKHCIPIDYEVTNNNDKKAMGAMIRRAKSIIGNNDFTALFDKGYHTGSELEIAQGLGIKTLVAIPAPGSNAPDPLYNVKNFTYDTGNDHYICPQGNFLKTNGTFYVNHRGKSNESRFKQYKTRACKGCPVRELCTTAKNGRLLARNLYTPVYEENKRNMEADPELYRRRQAIVEHPFGTMKRQWGFDHILSKKGKKRASADVGFIFIAYNLRRILNLIGKKAWKELLNTLCACFYTFIRAYKVILKLIPIFNFNISDSRFIPQHTIKSLILVTNR; translated from the coding sequence ATGAGATTTATAGAAGGAAAAAATCGCAAACAATCCTCGTTGTTCCCTGTGTCCCTAGAGGACGCCATTAATCAGGAAAACGAGGTCAGGGCCGTAGATATCTTTGTAGATAGCTTGGATTTAGAAGACATGGGGTTTCGAGTAAATTTCCCAGAAGGAGGTCGTCCTGCTTACCACCCAGGTGTGTTGCTCAAGTTATTTATCTATGGATATTTGAACCGACTGCGTTCCTCCCGAAATTTGGAGCGCGAATGCAAACGAAATATCGAATTGATGTGGCTCCTTGGGCAACTCTCCCCAGACCATAACACCATTGCCAACTTTAGAAAGGACAATCCTGAGGCTATAAAGAAAGTTTTTCGTGCCACAGTAGCACTGGCCAAACACTTCAATCTCATTGGAGGGAAACTTATTGCAGGGGATGGCACCAAGCTAAGAGCCCAGAACAGCAAAAAGAACAACTTCAATAAAAAGAAGATCGACCGTCACCTTCGATATATCGATAACAAGCTTCAGGAATATAACCAAGCGCTAGAACAAGCCGATGGTACTGTAGAAAAAGAAAATATCCATGAGCAGATGGATACCCAGAACAAGCGCAAGGATACGTATCATAAACTCGAGCAGGAATTGGATCAAACCCAAGAAGACCAGATCTCAACCTCGGACAACGAGAGCAGACATATGGTCTTGAGGGGCAACATTACAGAGGTAGTCTATAATGTCCAGTCCACCGTAGATGCCAAGCACTGCATCCCCATTGATTATGAAGTCACCAACAATAATGATAAAAAAGCGATGGGAGCCATGATCAGAAGAGCAAAATCCATTATAGGGAACAATGATTTCACCGCTCTTTTTGACAAAGGATATCATACTGGATCTGAATTGGAAATTGCCCAGGGTTTAGGGATCAAAACCCTGGTTGCTATTCCTGCCCCCGGTTCCAATGCACCGGATCCCCTGTACAATGTTAAAAATTTTACCTACGATACGGGGAACGATCACTACATATGTCCCCAAGGTAATTTTCTGAAAACCAACGGCACCTTTTACGTCAACCACCGAGGGAAATCAAACGAGTCAAGGTTCAAACAGTATAAAACAAGAGCTTGTAAGGGATGCCCGGTGCGGGAGTTATGCACCACGGCCAAAAACGGGAGGCTCCTGGCTAGGAACCTATACACTCCTGTTTATGAAGAAAACAAAAGAAATATGGAAGCTGATCCTGAATTGTACAGACGCAGGCAGGCTATTGTAGAACATCCCTTTGGAACCATGAAAAGGCAATGGGGATTTGATCATATCCTTTCTAAAAAAGGCAAGAAAAGGGCTTCTGCAGATGTTGGGTTTATTTTCATTGCCTACAATCTCAGACGAATTTTGAACTTGATTGGCAAAAAGGCATGGAAGGAGTTATTGAACACCTTATGTGCTTGTTTTTATACCTTTATAAGAGCGTATAAAGTCATATTAAAGCTAATACCCATCTTTAATTTCAACATCTCTGATTCGCGTTTTATTCCTCAGCATACCATAAAAAGCCTTATTTTAGTCACAAATCGGTAA
- a CDS encoding PIN domain-containing protein, producing the protein MTKIIVDSNIIFSALLNINSRIGQILINGKKNYDFYAPKYVRTEILEHQEKIKKIAKLNNDDFFEVYELILRNIIILNHSILPIENFNKATELCKDIDVDDTLFVAFSEYLKADLWTGDKKLLSGLTKKGYRKTITTEKLYQDFRKKNKL; encoded by the coding sequence ATGACTAAAATAATCGTTGACTCTAATATAATTTTTAGTGCATTATTGAATATTAATAGCCGAATCGGGCAAATATTGATTAATGGAAAAAAGAATTATGATTTTTATGCTCCAAAGTACGTGCGGACTGAAATACTTGAACATCAGGAAAAAATCAAGAAAATAGCTAAGCTAAATAACGATGATTTCTTCGAGGTTTACGAATTGATATTAAGAAATATTATAATTCTTAATCATTCAATCTTACCAATTGAAAATTTCAATAAAGCGACTGAACTTTGTAAAGATATTGATGTTGATGACACCTTATTTGTAGCTTTCTCTGAATACTTAAAAGCTGATTTATGGACTGGCGATAAAAAATTATTATCAGGACTTACTAAAAAGGGTTATAGAAAAACAATTACCACCGAAAAATTATATCAAGATTTTCGCAAAAAGAACAAACTTTAG